From the genome of Ananas comosus cultivar F153 linkage group 16, ASM154086v1, whole genome shotgun sequence, one region includes:
- the LOC109722339 gene encoding probable sodium/metabolite cotransporter BASS2, chloroplastic isoform X3 → MNRQVLCKAEANVSGNVPDSAPAKLSQYEKIVELLTTLFPVWVILGTIIGIYKPSAVTWLETDLFTVGLGFLMLSMGLTLTFEDFRRCMRNPWTVGVGFLAQYMIKPMLGFVIAMSLKLSAPLATGLILVSCCPGGQASNVATYISKGNVALSVLMTTCSTIGAIVMTPLLTKLLAGQLVPVDAAVRTSKFLHVKLYKCLHMMLKENYFFFQGLAISTFQVVLVPTIVGVLSHEYFPKFTERIITLTPLIGVILTTLLCASPIGQVSEVLKAQGAQLIVPVALLHAAAFALGYWLSRFSSFGESTSRTISIECGMQSSALGFLLAQKHFTNPLVAVPSAVSVVCMALGGSALAVFWRNRPIPADDKDDFKE, encoded by the exons AT GAATCGGCAAGTTTTATGCAAGGCGGAGGCAAATGTTTCTGGGAATGTTCCAGATAGTGCACCTGCTAAATTAAGCCAGTATGAGAAGATAGTTGAATTGCTAACGACCCTTTTCCCTGTCTGG GTTATACTTGGCACAATCATCGGAATATACAAGCCATCTGCG GTTACCTGGTTGGAGACGGATCTTTTCACCGTAGGTTTGGGATTCCTAATGCTTTCCATGGGCCTAACTTTGACTTTCGAGGACTTTAGGAGATGTATGAGGAACCCGTGGACA GTAGGAGTGGGATTTCTTGCACAATACATGATCAAACCCATGTTAGGTTTTGTTATTGCAATG AGCTTGAAGTTATCAGCTCCTCTTGCAACTGGTCTTATTTTGGTTTCATGCTGCCCTGGAGGCCAGGCGTCAAATGTTGCGACTTATATATCTAAAGGAAATGTTGCACTATCAGTTCTTATGACAAC ttgttcGACAATTGGTGCTATAGTAATGACACCTCTTCTTACAAAGCTCCTCGCTGGTCAGCTTGTCCCTGTAGATGCAGCGGTAAGAACATCAAAGTTTCTTCATGTAAAACTGTATAAATGCCTTCACATGATGTTGAaggaaaattactttttttttcagggTTTGGCGATCAGTACTTTTCAGGTTGTTTTAGTGCCGACTATTGTTGGAG TATTGTCGCACGAATATTTCCCAAAATTTACAGAACGAATAATTACTCTCACCCCATTGATTGGAGTTATCCTTACTACACTACTTTGTGCTAGCCCG aTTGGACAAGTATCAGAAGTGTTGAAGGCACAAGGAGCACAGCTTATTGTTCCTGTAGCTCTCCTGCATGCTGCTGCTTTTGCTCTTGGTTATTGGTTGTCCAGATTCTCATCCTTTGGTGAATCCACTTCACGAACAATCTCCATCGAGTGTGGTATGCAG AGCTCTGCACTTGGATTCCTACTTGCCCAGAAGCACTTCACTAATCCACTTGTTGCTGTTCCTTCAGCAGTCAGCGTCGTATGCATGGCG CTTGGCGGGAGCGCTCTCGCAGTTTTCTGGAGGAACCGGCCTATCCCGGCGGACGACAAAGATGATTTCAAGGAATGA
- the LOC109722108 gene encoding pentatricopeptide repeat-containing protein At5g55740, chloroplastic: MASLPLPPPTPTPLSSPIHTTKTLKIPTQFPQIKLGILRIFPKSYLNRISSLSKEGLLQHAFDLLYQMECDNLPIGPEIYGEILQGCLYRRLLSQGEQIHARIVKNGAFFYKNEYIETKLLIFYAKCDCLDVAEGLFLRQCKPNVYSWAAMIGLRSRLGVHSKALRGFCDMLEAGEFPDNFVIPNALKASSALRWVFIGKGIHGYAWKMGFASCVYVLSSLVDFYGKCGASADARNVFEEMPERNVVSWNSMLVAYVHNGLDEEALELFYDMRIEGVEPTRVSVASILTASANLEAFDEGIQGHAIAILRGLELDNILGSSIINFYCKVGLIGEAEIIFDHMVDRDAVTWNLLVSGYLQDGQIEKALNTCRQMRKQKLKFDSVTLSSITMASAYSRKLELGKAAHGYSIRNGLESDQTVTCSIIDLYASCGRIGHARKAFDTASSRDLVLWNTMISGYAHYGMSGEALKLFYEMQLEGLPPNVVSWNSIILGFLRNGQVTEAKDMFSQMQLTKVNPNLTTWSTLISGLTQNGCAHETINHYGRMEEVGLRLCPAIIVAVLLACNSLVSLHYGRVIHGQITKLGLLASISVATSLIDMYSKCGQMNTAESVIRLVSKSNDFCTVK, from the coding sequence ATggcctctcttcctctccctccccccacTCCAACCCCCCTCTCCTCCCCAATCCACaccaccaaaaccctaaaaatccccACTCAATTCCCCCAAATCAAGCTCGGAATCCTCCGAATTTTCCCCAAATCCTATCTCAAtcgcatctcctccctctccaAGGAAGGGCTACTGCAGCACGCTTTTGATCTTCTTTATCAAATGGAGTGCGATAATCTCCCCATCGGCCCCGAAATCTACGGTGAGATCCTGCAGGGGTGCCTTTACCGGCGCCTTTTATCGCAAGGTGAGCAAATCCATGCTCGGATCGTCAAAAACGGCGCATTTTTCTATAAGAATGAGTATATAGAGACCAAATTACTGATCTTTTACGCGAAGTGTGATTGCTTGGATGTCGCGGAGGGTTTGTTCCTTCGACAGTGTAAACCCAATGTTTACTCGTGGGCGGCGATGATCGGATTGCGTAGTAGGCTCGGTGTTCATAGTAAAGCTCTTAGAGGCTTCTGTGATATGTTGGAGGCCGGAGAATTTCCGGATAATTTCGTTATCCCTAATGCTTTGAAGGCGAGCTCGGCTCTTCGGTGGGTGTTCATCGGGAAAGGGATTCATGGGTATGCGTGGAAGATGGGTTTTGCGAGTTGTGTCTACGTTTTGAGTAGCCTCGTGGATTTCTATGGAAAGTGCGGTGCTTCAGCGGACGCGAGGAATGTGTTCGAGGAAATGCCCGAGAGAAATGTAGTAAGCTGGAATTCAATGCTCGTCGCTTATGTTCACAATGGCCTAGATGAGGAGGCATTGGAATTGTTCTATGACATGAGGATCGAAGGGGTCGAACCGACTCGTGTTAGTGTTGCTAGCATTCTTACTGCGTCGGCGAATCTAGAAGCTTTCGATGAAGGTATACAAGGCCATGCTATTGCTATACTACGCGGTTTAGAGCTTGATAACATCTtaggaagctctatcatcaattTCTATTGTAAAGTAGGATTAATTGGCGAGGCAGAgatcatttttgatcatatggTGGACAGAGATGCTGTGACTTGGAACTTGTTGGTATCGGGTTATCTCCAAGACGGGCAGATCGAAAAAGCACTGAATACTTGTCGACAGATGAGAAAGCAAAAACTTAAGTTCGATTCCGTGACTTTGTCATCGATTACTATGGCTTCAGCTTATTCTCGCAAACTTGAACTTGGCAAAGCCGCGCATGGTTATTCGATAAGAAATGGGCTCGAATCAGACCAAACGGTCACTTGTAGCATCATTGACTTGTATGCAAGTTGTGGGAGGATAGGGCATGCGAGAAAAGCGTTTGATACTGCGAGTTCTAGAGATTTGGTTTTGTGGAACACAATGATTTCTGGTTATGCACATTATGGTATGAGTGGTGAGGCCTTGAAACTGTTCTACGAGATGCAACTCGAAGGTTTACCCCCTAATGTGGTATCATGGAATTCGAtaattctagggtttctacgAAATGGACAAGTAACTGAGGCCAAAGATATGTTCTCGCAAATGCAACTCACCAAGGTGAATCCAAATCTAACCACATGGAGTACACTAATCAGTGGTCTCACACAAAACGGGTGTGCACACGAAACGATTAACCACTATGGGCGAATGGAAGAAGTGGGCCTAAGACTCTGCCCTGCGATCATCGTAGCAGTTCTTTTGGCCTGTAATAGTTTGGTATCGCTACATTATGGAAGGGTTATACACGGTCAGATCACCAAACTTGGGCTATTGGCGTCTATTTCTGTTGCAACATCTCTTATAGACATGTATTCTAAATGTGGGCAAATGAATACAGCAGAGAGTGTGATCAGATTGGTTTCGAAAAGCAACGACTTTTGTACAGTAAAATGA
- the LOC109722381 gene encoding LOW QUALITY PROTEIN: ABC transporter G family member 36-like (The sequence of the model RefSeq protein was modified relative to this genomic sequence to represent the inferred CDS: deleted 1 base in 1 codon): MDYSEEMRKIGGSMRRRSGEDVFSRSSREEDDEEALKWAALEKLPTYDRVRRAILTLPEGERREVDVAKLGFRERKALLERLVRVAEDDNEAFLSKLKDRIDRVGIEVPTIEVRFDHLNVTAETYVGNRGLPTLLNSTINTLEAVANSFRLYPSKKKPMRILRDVSGIIKPRRSTLSCGPQGRSGKTLFFSFLGINIWKQLLGKVTYNGHEMGEFVPERTAAYVSQYDLHIGEMTVRETLAFSARCQGVGARYEMLTELARREKAANIKPDPDIDAYMKASAVGSGKEANVVTDYILKILGLEICADTLVGNDMLRGISGGQKKRLTTGEMLVGPARALFMDEISTGLDSSTTFQIVNSLRQSVHILGGTAVISLLQPAPETYELFDDIILISDGQIAYQGPRECVLEFFESMGFRCPERKGVADFLQEVTSRKDQQQYWARHDETYRYVPVTKFAEAFCFFHVGRNISNELAVPFDKGKSHPAALTTSKYGVSRKELLRANIDREILLMKRNSFMYIFRATQLTIVAFVTMTLFLRTNMHRDSVTDGGIYMGALFFGVLMIMFNGFSELAMTIVQLPVFFKQRDLLLYPTWTYTIPSWILKIPVTFVEVGAWVFMTYYVIGFDPNVSRFCKQYLLFLALNQMASSLFRFIGGLGRDMVVANTFGSCALLIVMVLGGFILSREEVKKWWIWGYWISPLMYAQNAISTNEFLGHSWSKALPGSSEPLGVSVLKSRGVFTEAKWYWIGFGALIGYTVLFNALFTAALAYLKPYGKAQPVVSEETLKEKHANLTGEGLESNSCSCFSWKVTSSLDGNHVKAILDGRETVGATKTSTTASSPIKKGMVLPFVPLSLTFENIRYSVDMPQEMRAQGVTEDRLELLKGISGSFRPGVLTALMGVSGAGKSTLMDVLAGRKTGGYIEGNIAISGYPKKQETFARVSGYCEQNDVHSPNVTVYESLAFSAWLRLPPEVDSATRKMFIEEVMELVELDSLRDALVGLPGVNGLSTEQRKRLTIAVELVANPSIIFMDEPTSGLDARAAAIVMRTVRNTVDTGRTVVCTIHQPSIDIFDAFDELFVMKRGGEEIYVGPLGHHSSHLIKYFEGIEGVSKIKDGYNPATWMLEVTTLAQEEILGVNFGEIYKNSELYQRNRSLIKELSTPQSGSSDLYFPTQYSQSFLTQCMACLWKQNLSYWRNPPHNAVRFFFTTATALLFGTIFWDLGTKRRKQQDLFNAMGSMYAAVLFVGFQNSTSIQPIVAIERTVFYRERAAGMYSALPYAFGQVAIELPYIFVQTMIYGVIVYAMIGFEWTVAKLFWYLFFMYFTLLYFTFFGMMAVGLTPSYNIAAIVSSAFSGLWNLFSGFIVPQTRIPVWWRWYYWINPVAWTLYGLVVSQFGDIEHHLDSGESVADFVRDYFGFRHDFLGVVAVVVVAFAVLFAFLFAFAIRMFNFQKR; the protein is encoded by the exons ATGGATTACTCGGAGGAGATGCGGAAGATCGGGGGCTCGATGAGGAGGCGGTCGGGGGAGGACGTGTTCTCGAGATCGTCgagggaggaggacgacgaggaggcCCTCAAGTGGGCGGCGCTCGAGAAGCTCCCGACGTACGACCGGGTGCGGCGGGCAATACTCACGCTtcccgagggggagcggaggGAGGTCGATGTCGCGAAGCTCGGCTTCCGCGAGAGGAAGGCGCTGCTGGAGCGGCTCGTGAGGGTCGCGGAGGACGACAACGAGGCCTTCTTGTCGAAGCTCAAGGATCGAATCGACCG TGTTGGAATTGAGGTTCCTACGATCGAAGTGCGTTTCGATCATCTCAACGTCACGGCGGAGACTTACGTTGGAAACAGAGGATTGCCCACGTTACTAAATTCCACCATTAACACACTCGAG GCTGTCGCAAACTCTTTCCGTTTATATCCGAGCAAGAAGAAACCAATGCGGATCCTTCGTGATGTTAGTGGAATTATCAAACCTCGCAG gtccaccctctcatgcggtccacaAGGCCGAAGTGG taaaactttgtttttttcgtttttggGCATTAATATATGGAAACAGTTGCTGGGGAAAGTAACATACAATGGCCATGAGATGGGGGAGTTTGTTCCCGAGAGAACAGCTGCGTACGTAAGCCAATATGATCTCCACATTGGGGAGATGACCGTGCGAGAAACCCTAGCTTTCTCAGCTAGATGCCAGGGAGTGGGTGCTCGTTACG AGATGTTAACTGAGTTGGCGAGGAGGGAGAAAGCAGCAAATATCAAACCAGACCCTGACATTGATGCGTACATGAAG GCATCTGCAGTGGGATCAGGAAAAGAAGCAAATGTAGTAACAGATTACATACttaag ATATTAGGGCTCGAAATTTGCGCCGACACGTTGGTAGGAAATGATATGTTGAGAGGTATATCAGGTGGTCAAAAGAAGCGCCTCACAACCG GCGAGATGCTTGTCGGGCCGGCGCGAGCTCTATTCATGGACGAGATATCCACCGGGCTGGACAGCTCGACGACGTTTCAGATTGTGAATTCGCTCCGGCAGTCGGTCCACATTCTCGGCGGCACGGCCGTGATTTCTCTGCTCCAGCCTGCACCGGAGACCTACGAACTGTTCGACGATATTATCCTTATCTCTGACGGCCAGATCGCGTATCAAGGCCCCCGCGAATGCGTGCTGGAGTTCTTCGAGTCCATGGGCTTCAGGTGCCCCGAGAGGAAGGGCGTCGCCGACTTCTTGCAAGAA GTGACTTCGAGGAAAGATCAGCAGCAATACTGGGCGCGACACGACGAGACTTACAGATATGTTCCTGTCACGAAGTTTGCAGAAGCATTTTGCTTCTTCCACGTCGGCCGAAACATATCGAACGAGCTCGCGGTGCCGTTCGACAAGGGGAAGAGCCACCCTGCGGCTTTGACGACTTCGAAGTATGGTGTCAGCAGGAAAGAACTCTTAAGAGCCAACATTGATAGAGAAATCCTGCTCATGAAGAGGAACTCTTTTATGTACATATTCAGGGCCACTCAG CTCACAATAGTGGCATTCGTAACGATGACCTTATTCCTGCGCACGAACATGCACCGAGACTCGGTAACGGACGGAGGAATCTACATGGGGGCGCTGTTCTTCGGGGTGCTCatgatcatgttcaacggattCTCGGAGCTCGCCATGACCATCGTGCAGCTGCCTGTGTTCTTCAAGCAGAGAGACCTCCTCCTCTACCCGACGTGGACTTACACGATACCGTCCTGGATTCTGAAGATTCCCGTGACGTTCGTCGAAGTCGGAGCGTGGGTCTTCATGACGTACTACGTCATCGGTTTCGATCCGAATGTGAGCAG GTTCTGTAAGCAGTATCTGCTGTTTCTGGCACTCAATCAGATGGCCTCTTCGCTCTTCCGTTTCATCGGTGGACTGGGCAGAGACATGGTTGTCGCGAACACATTTGGATCATGTGCACTGCTTATCGTTATGGTGTTGGGTGGATTTATTCTATCAAGAG AGGAAGTGAAGAAGTGGTGGATATGGGGTTACTGGATCTCGCCGCTTATGTACGCGCAAAATGCTATCTCGACGAACGAATTTCTAGGCCACAGTTGGAGTAAA GCACTTCCTGGATCGTCGGAACCGCTAGGAGTGAGTGTGTTAAAGTCTCGCGGAGTCTTTACCGAAGCAAAATGGTATTGGATTGGTTTCGGCGCCTTAATCGGATACACGGTCCTATTCAATGCTCTTTTCACCGCGGCACTCGCCTATCTCAAAC CATATGGTAAAGCTCAGCCGGTTGTGTCGGAAGAGACATTGAAGGAAAAGCACGCGAATTTGACCGGCGAAGGCTTAGAAAGTAATTCTTGTTCCTGTTTTTCTTGGAAAGTTACATCTTCTCTTGATGGTAATCATGTAAAGGCAATTCTTGATGGCCGC GAAACCGTCGGAGCGACGAAAACAAGTACAACTGCATCAAGTCCAATCAAGAAGGGAATGGTCCTTCCATTTGTACCACTCTCCCTTACCTTCGAGAATATAAGATACTCCGTCGACATGCCGCAG GAAATGAGAGCGCAAGGCGTGACTGAAGATCGGTTGGAACTCCTGAAGGGGATAAGCGGTTCGTTCAGGCCGGGTGTTCTTACGGCTTTGATGGGCGTCAGCGGAGCTGGCAAGAGCACATTGATGGATGTGTTGGCAGGTAGAAAAACAGGAGGATATATAGAGGGAAATATCGCCATTTCCGGCTATCCGAAGAAGCAAGAGACTTTCGCTCGTGTGTCGGGATATTGCGAACAAAACGACGTCCATTCGCCGAATGTGACGGTATACGAGTCCCTCGCATTCTCCGCGTGGCTTCGACTCCCTCCCGAAGTTGATTCAGCAACGCGAAAG ATGTTTATAGAGGAGGTCATGGAGCTCGTCGAGCTCGATTCGTTGAGAGATGCTCTTGTCGGATTGCCGGGGGTGAATGGCTTATCGACGGAGCAAAGGAAGAGGCTAACTATTGCCGTGGAGCTTGTTGCTAACCCGTCGATCATTTTCATGGACGAACCGACCTCTGGGCTCGATGCACGGGCCGCAGCGATCGTTATGAGGACCGTGCGCAACACGGTGGACACCGGAAGGACCGTCGTGTGCACCATTCACCAGCCGAGTATTGACATATTCGATGCTTTCGATGAG CTCTTCGTAATGAAgcgaggaggagaggagatATATGTAGGTCCTTTAGGGCACCACTCTTCGCATCTGATCAAGTACTTTGAG GGAATTGAAGGCGTCAGCAAGATAAAAGATGGTTACAATCCTGCGACATGGATGTTGGAAGTGACTACGCTGGCACAGGAAGAGATTCTAGGGGTTAATTTCGGTGAAATATACAAGAATTCTGAGCTCTATCA GAGGAATAGAAGCTTAATAAAGGAACTGAGTACACCGCAATCCGGTTCAAGCGACCTTTACTTTCCGACTCAGTACTCGCAATCGTTCCTCACGCAATGCATGGCTTGCTTATGGAAGCAAAACTTGTCATATTGGAGGAACCCCCCGCACAACGCCGTGCGATTCTTTTTCACAACCGCCACAGCATTGTTATTCGGAACTATATTCTGGGACCTTGGCACAAAGAG GAGAAAACAGCAAGATTTGTTCAATGCCATGGGATCCATGTACGCCGCGGTCCTATTCGTCGGGTTTCAGAATTCGACGTCCATCCAGCCAATCGTGGCGATAGAACGCACCGTCTTTTACAGAGAAAGAGCAGCAGGAATGTATTCGGCGTTGCCGTACGCATTCGGACAA GTTGCAATAGAACTTCCGTATATCTTTGTGCAAACCATGATATACGGTGTGATAGTATACGCGATGATCGGATTCGAATGGACGGTCGCTAAGTTGTTTTGGTACTTGTTCTTCATGTACTTCACACTGCTGTACTTCACATTCTTCGGAATGATGGCGGTGGGATTGACCCCCAGCTACAACATAGCCGCAATCGTCTCCTCCGCATTCTCCGGCTTGTGGAATCTCTTCTCCGGCTTTATCGTTCCGCAAACC CGAATTCCTGTGTGGTGGAGATGGTACTATTGGATAAACCCCGTCGCGTGGACCTTATACGGGTTGGTTGTCTCACAGTTTGGAGACATAGAGCATCATCTCGACAGCGGCGAGAGTGTGGCCGATTTTGTGAGGGATTACTTTGGCTTCAGGCACGACTTCTTGGGAGTGGTTGCGGTCGTCGTGGTCGCGTTCGCTGTTCTATTCGCTTTTCTATTCGCATTTGCTATCAGGATGTTCAACTTCCAGAAGAGATAG
- the LOC109722339 gene encoding probable sodium/metabolite cotransporter BASS2, chloroplastic isoform X1, with translation MASSMASISRFLHRDCRVRARHGVYQLGPSSPLPRILSHINRAFGSGFAVSAGEREGSISVPCTMHSPFVPVLQNRQVLCKAEANVSGNVPDSAPAKLSQYEKIVELLTTLFPVWVILGTIIGIYKPSAVTWLETDLFTVGLGFLMLSMGLTLTFEDFRRCMRNPWTVGVGFLAQYMIKPMLGFVIAMSLKLSAPLATGLILVSCCPGGQASNVATYISKGNVALSVLMTTCSTIGAIVMTPLLTKLLAGQLVPVDAAVRTSKFLHVKLYKCLHMMLKENYFFFQGLAISTFQVVLVPTIVGVLSHEYFPKFTERIITLTPLIGVILTTLLCASPIGQVSEVLKAQGAQLIVPVALLHAAAFALGYWLSRFSSFGESTSRTISIECGMQSSALGFLLAQKHFTNPLVAVPSAVSVVCMALGGSALAVFWRNRPIPADDKDDFKE, from the exons ATGGCCTCGTCCATGGCCTCCATCTCCAGATTCCTCCACAGAGACTGTAGAGTACGAGCTCGCCATGGCGTGTACCAGCTGGGcccttcctctcctcttcccagGATTCTCTCTCACATCAATCGCG CTTTTGGGAGCGGATTTGCGGTGTCTGctggagaaagagaagggagcATTTCTGTTCCCTGCACTATGCATTCGCCGTTTGTTCCTGTTCTGCA GAATCGGCAAGTTTTATGCAAGGCGGAGGCAAATGTTTCTGGGAATGTTCCAGATAGTGCACCTGCTAAATTAAGCCAGTATGAGAAGATAGTTGAATTGCTAACGACCCTTTTCCCTGTCTGG GTTATACTTGGCACAATCATCGGAATATACAAGCCATCTGCG GTTACCTGGTTGGAGACGGATCTTTTCACCGTAGGTTTGGGATTCCTAATGCTTTCCATGGGCCTAACTTTGACTTTCGAGGACTTTAGGAGATGTATGAGGAACCCGTGGACA GTAGGAGTGGGATTTCTTGCACAATACATGATCAAACCCATGTTAGGTTTTGTTATTGCAATG AGCTTGAAGTTATCAGCTCCTCTTGCAACTGGTCTTATTTTGGTTTCATGCTGCCCTGGAGGCCAGGCGTCAAATGTTGCGACTTATATATCTAAAGGAAATGTTGCACTATCAGTTCTTATGACAAC ttgttcGACAATTGGTGCTATAGTAATGACACCTCTTCTTACAAAGCTCCTCGCTGGTCAGCTTGTCCCTGTAGATGCAGCGGTAAGAACATCAAAGTTTCTTCATGTAAAACTGTATAAATGCCTTCACATGATGTTGAaggaaaattactttttttttcagggTTTGGCGATCAGTACTTTTCAGGTTGTTTTAGTGCCGACTATTGTTGGAG TATTGTCGCACGAATATTTCCCAAAATTTACAGAACGAATAATTACTCTCACCCCATTGATTGGAGTTATCCTTACTACACTACTTTGTGCTAGCCCG aTTGGACAAGTATCAGAAGTGTTGAAGGCACAAGGAGCACAGCTTATTGTTCCTGTAGCTCTCCTGCATGCTGCTGCTTTTGCTCTTGGTTATTGGTTGTCCAGATTCTCATCCTTTGGTGAATCCACTTCACGAACAATCTCCATCGAGTGTGGTATGCAG AGCTCTGCACTTGGATTCCTACTTGCCCAGAAGCACTTCACTAATCCACTTGTTGCTGTTCCTTCAGCAGTCAGCGTCGTATGCATGGCG CTTGGCGGGAGCGCTCTCGCAGTTTTCTGGAGGAACCGGCCTATCCCGGCGGACGACAAAGATGATTTCAAGGAATGA
- the LOC109722339 gene encoding probable sodium/metabolite cotransporter BASS2, chloroplastic isoform X2, giving the protein MASSMASISRFLHRDCRVRARHGVYQLGPSSPLPRILSHINRAFGSGFAVSAGEREGSISVPCTMHSPFVPVLQNRQVLCKAEANVSGNVPDSAPAKLSQYEKIVELLTTLFPVWVILGTIIGIYKPSAVTWLETDLFTVGLGFLMLSMGLTLTFEDFRRCMRNPWTVGVGFLAQYMIKPMLGFVIAMSLKLSAPLATGLILVSCCPGGQASNVATYISKGNVALSVLMTTCSTIGAIVMTPLLTKLLAGQLVPVDAAGLAISTFQVVLVPTIVGVLSHEYFPKFTERIITLTPLIGVILTTLLCASPIGQVSEVLKAQGAQLIVPVALLHAAAFALGYWLSRFSSFGESTSRTISIECGMQSSALGFLLAQKHFTNPLVAVPSAVSVVCMALGGSALAVFWRNRPIPADDKDDFKE; this is encoded by the exons ATGGCCTCGTCCATGGCCTCCATCTCCAGATTCCTCCACAGAGACTGTAGAGTACGAGCTCGCCATGGCGTGTACCAGCTGGGcccttcctctcctcttcccagGATTCTCTCTCACATCAATCGCG CTTTTGGGAGCGGATTTGCGGTGTCTGctggagaaagagaagggagcATTTCTGTTCCCTGCACTATGCATTCGCCGTTTGTTCCTGTTCTGCA GAATCGGCAAGTTTTATGCAAGGCGGAGGCAAATGTTTCTGGGAATGTTCCAGATAGTGCACCTGCTAAATTAAGCCAGTATGAGAAGATAGTTGAATTGCTAACGACCCTTTTCCCTGTCTGG GTTATACTTGGCACAATCATCGGAATATACAAGCCATCTGCG GTTACCTGGTTGGAGACGGATCTTTTCACCGTAGGTTTGGGATTCCTAATGCTTTCCATGGGCCTAACTTTGACTTTCGAGGACTTTAGGAGATGTATGAGGAACCCGTGGACA GTAGGAGTGGGATTTCTTGCACAATACATGATCAAACCCATGTTAGGTTTTGTTATTGCAATG AGCTTGAAGTTATCAGCTCCTCTTGCAACTGGTCTTATTTTGGTTTCATGCTGCCCTGGAGGCCAGGCGTCAAATGTTGCGACTTATATATCTAAAGGAAATGTTGCACTATCAGTTCTTATGACAAC ttgttcGACAATTGGTGCTATAGTAATGACACCTCTTCTTACAAAGCTCCTCGCTGGTCAGCTTGTCCCTGTAGATGCAGCG ggTTTGGCGATCAGTACTTTTCAGGTTGTTTTAGTGCCGACTATTGTTGGAG TATTGTCGCACGAATATTTCCCAAAATTTACAGAACGAATAATTACTCTCACCCCATTGATTGGAGTTATCCTTACTACACTACTTTGTGCTAGCCCG aTTGGACAAGTATCAGAAGTGTTGAAGGCACAAGGAGCACAGCTTATTGTTCCTGTAGCTCTCCTGCATGCTGCTGCTTTTGCTCTTGGTTATTGGTTGTCCAGATTCTCATCCTTTGGTGAATCCACTTCACGAACAATCTCCATCGAGTGTGGTATGCAG AGCTCTGCACTTGGATTCCTACTTGCCCAGAAGCACTTCACTAATCCACTTGTTGCTGTTCCTTCAGCAGTCAGCGTCGTATGCATGGCG CTTGGCGGGAGCGCTCTCGCAGTTTTCTGGAGGAACCGGCCTATCCCGGCGGACGACAAAGATGATTTCAAGGAATGA